One genomic region from Solwaraspora sp. WMMD792 encodes:
- the hisD gene encoding histidinol dehydrogenase: MLNRIDLRGGSPDPRGLLPRAQLDVSVAVERIRPLVEAVRDHGYPAIREAAERFDEVSPHRLRVPAEALAAAERDLDPGVRAALLESIDRARRVHADQRRTDVTTQVVPGGTVTERWVPVGRVGLYVPGGLAVYPSTVVMNVVPAQVAGVASLVVTSPPQRDNDGLPDSRVLAACALLGVDEVYAVGGAQAVAMLGYGAAVDPDGTDRCAPVDVITGPGNIWVTAAKRLLRGVVGIDAEAGPTEIAILADDTADPVHVAADLISQAEHDPLAASVLVTPSTGLADAVDQELARQVPATRHADRIATALGGEQSGTVLVDDLEAGLAVVDAYAAEHLEIQTRDARQWALRVRNAGAVFVGAYAPVSLGDYCAGSNHVLPTGGCARHSSGLSVQSFLRGVHLVEYDADALRDVADHVVTLAEAEDLPAHGQAVRARFTDPTGIAGPAANSPAVSPAAGRSAVAR, encoded by the coding sequence GTGCTGAACCGGATCGACCTGCGAGGCGGGTCACCTGACCCGCGTGGCCTGCTGCCCCGTGCCCAGCTCGACGTCTCCGTGGCGGTCGAGCGGATCCGCCCGCTGGTGGAGGCGGTCCGTGACCATGGCTACCCGGCGATCCGGGAGGCGGCCGAGCGGTTCGACGAGGTCAGCCCGCACCGGCTGCGGGTGCCCGCCGAGGCGCTCGCCGCGGCCGAGCGCGACCTCGATCCCGGGGTCCGGGCAGCCCTGCTGGAATCCATCGACCGGGCCCGGCGGGTGCACGCCGACCAGCGCCGGACCGACGTCACCACCCAGGTGGTGCCCGGCGGCACCGTCACCGAACGCTGGGTGCCGGTCGGCCGGGTCGGGCTGTACGTGCCCGGCGGGTTGGCGGTGTACCCGTCGACCGTGGTGATGAACGTGGTCCCCGCCCAGGTCGCCGGGGTGGCATCGCTGGTGGTGACCAGCCCGCCGCAGCGCGACAACGACGGGTTGCCCGATTCGCGGGTACTGGCCGCCTGCGCCCTGCTCGGCGTCGACGAGGTGTACGCGGTCGGCGGCGCCCAGGCCGTCGCGATGCTCGGCTACGGTGCTGCGGTCGACCCGGACGGGACCGACCGGTGCGCCCCGGTCGACGTGATCACCGGGCCGGGCAACATCTGGGTCACCGCCGCCAAGCGGCTGCTGCGCGGGGTGGTCGGTATCGACGCCGAGGCCGGCCCGACCGAGATCGCCATCCTCGCCGACGACACCGCGGACCCGGTGCACGTCGCCGCCGACCTGATCAGCCAGGCCGAGCACGACCCGTTGGCGGCCAGCGTGCTGGTCACCCCGTCGACCGGGCTGGCCGACGCGGTCGACCAGGAACTGGCCCGGCAGGTGCCGGCCACCCGGCACGCCGACCGGATCGCGACCGCGCTCGGCGGCGAGCAGTCCGGCACGGTCCTGGTCGACGACCTCGAAGCCGGTCTGGCCGTGGTCGACGCGTACGCCGCCGAGCACCTGGAGATCCAGACCCGGGACGCCCGGCAGTGGGCGCTGCGGGTCCGCAACGCCGGGGCGGTCTTCGTCGGCGCGTACGCCCCGGTGTCGCTGGGTGACTACTGCGCCGGCTCCAACCACGTACTGCCCACCGGCGGTTGCGCCCGGCACTCCTCGGGCCTGTCGGTGCAGTCCTTCCTGCGCGGCGTCCACCTCGTCGAGTACGACGCGGACGCGTTGCGTGACGTCGCCGACCACGTGGTCACCCTGGCCGAGGCGGAGGACCTGCCGGCGCACGGGCAGGCGGTCCGGGCCCGGTTCACCGACCCGACCGGCATCGCCGGCCCGGCGGCGAACTCACCGGCCGTCTCCCCGGCCGCGGGTCGATCGGCGGTGGCCAGATGA
- a CDS encoding LON peptidase substrate-binding domain-containing protein, with protein MGQRLPVFPLGTVLFPGLVLPLHIFEERYRALVRHLTSLPEGVTREFGVVAIRRGWEVLPSAGPPGAPAPTSVSLHEIGCTAQLRQVTELPNGRYDIVTVGRRRFRITDLATEGTPYLTASVQWLPEPTGSEELADLLAPQVLAVFRQYLDLVRTDSAEITEQLPETPTVLSHLVAATAALHISERQALLAELDTARRLRAELRMLNREVALLRRVRAVPVPLPELAVPASPN; from the coding sequence GTGGGTCAGCGGCTACCGGTCTTTCCGCTCGGGACGGTGCTCTTCCCCGGGTTGGTGCTGCCTCTGCACATCTTCGAGGAGCGTTACCGGGCACTGGTCCGGCATCTGACCAGCCTGCCCGAGGGCGTCACCCGGGAGTTCGGGGTGGTGGCGATCCGGCGTGGCTGGGAGGTGCTGCCGAGCGCCGGGCCGCCGGGCGCGCCGGCACCGACCTCGGTGAGCCTGCACGAGATCGGCTGCACGGCTCAGCTGCGGCAGGTCACCGAGCTGCCGAACGGGCGGTACGACATCGTGACGGTGGGCCGGCGCCGGTTCCGGATCACCGACCTGGCCACCGAAGGTACGCCGTACCTCACCGCGTCGGTGCAGTGGCTGCCCGAGCCGACCGGGTCCGAGGAGCTGGCCGACCTGCTGGCCCCGCAGGTACTCGCGGTGTTCCGGCAGTATCTCGACCTGGTCCGGACCGACTCGGCCGAGATCACCGAGCAGCTGCCGGAGACGCCGACCGTGCTCTCCCACCTGGTGGCGGCGACCGCCGCGTTGCACATCAGCGAGCGGCAGGCGCTGCTGGCGGAGCTGGACACCGCCCGACGGCTGCGGGCCGAGCTGCGGATGCTCAATCGGGAGGTGGCGCTGCTGCGCCGGGTGCGGGCGGTGCCGGTCCCGTTGCCCGAGTTGGCGGTTCCGGCGAGTCCGAACTGA
- a CDS encoding DUF2567 domain-containing protein, translating to MSSTADAGPPGDPTGPSGASPAPPPDIGASPAPPPDVGAAASNPAAGRRRIWRRPGLYVAAAITVGGAPLGVAWSLLAPWIPVVKTEQGAAVRGGDPEVFVAADGWFAMLGVGYGILAGIVVWASLPRSRGPYGLVAVTAGGLGAAALAWALGRQIGLAGYQRAIEAAALGAQLERPPDLQAGDFDLWFGVLPTVTGAFGAPALGAVLAYTMLAGWSSHPDLRPGPDRGEAGPDLPILPAAPDVRPAPDVAADPRISSDSPEPPTRATGPAPPAPGAAAPPPD from the coding sequence GTGAGTTCCACCGCCGACGCCGGCCCACCCGGCGACCCGACCGGCCCGTCCGGGGCGTCGCCGGCACCCCCGCCCGACATCGGCGCGTCGCCGGCACCCCCGCCCGACGTCGGCGCGGCGGCGTCCAACCCAGCCGCCGGCCGGCGCCGGATCTGGCGACGGCCAGGGCTGTACGTCGCCGCCGCGATCACCGTGGGCGGTGCTCCGCTCGGCGTCGCCTGGTCGCTGCTGGCCCCCTGGATCCCGGTGGTCAAGACCGAGCAGGGCGCGGCGGTACGGGGCGGCGACCCGGAGGTCTTCGTCGCCGCCGACGGCTGGTTCGCGATGCTCGGCGTCGGCTACGGGATCCTCGCCGGGATCGTCGTCTGGGCGTCGCTGCCCCGGTCCCGTGGCCCGTACGGGCTGGTCGCCGTCACCGCCGGTGGGCTCGGCGCGGCGGCGCTGGCCTGGGCCCTCGGCCGGCAGATCGGCCTGGCCGGCTACCAGCGGGCGATCGAGGCGGCGGCGCTCGGTGCCCAGTTGGAGCGGCCACCGGACCTGCAGGCCGGCGACTTCGACCTGTGGTTCGGCGTGCTGCCGACGGTCACCGGCGCGTTCGGCGCTCCGGCGCTCGGCGCAGTGCTGGCGTACACCATGCTGGCCGGCTGGTCCAGCCACCCGGACCTGCGTCCCGGGCCGGACCGGGGCGAAGCCGGGCCTGACCTTCCGATCCTCCCAGCGGCCCCGGACGTGCGTCCGGCCCCGGACGTCGCCGCCGATCCGCGGATCAGTTCGGACTCGCCGGAACCGCCAACTCGGGCAACGGGACCGGCACCGCCCGCACCCGGCGCAGCAGCGCCACCTCCCGATTGA
- the dnaE gene encoding DNA polymerase III subunit alpha encodes MSDSFVHLHVHTEYSMLDGAARLKELFAEANRLEMPALAMTDHGNLFGAYDFFKQATGAGVKPIIGLEAYLTPGTDRRDRTRVRWADGGENDVSGGGAYTHMTMLAADADGLRNLFRLGSRASLEGYFYKPRADRELLNEYGKGIIATTGCPSGEVQTWLRIGDFEKACASAAEFRDIFGADNFYLELMDHGLGIETRVRDDLIRLGKRLNLKPVATNDLHYTHERDADAHEVLLCVQSGSTMADPKRFKFDARDFYLKSAADMRKLWDAEVPGACDNTLEIAEKIGDYSALFASRDLMPQFPVPAGETEESFLRAEVLRGLERRFPGGVPDGHRRQAEYELDVILKMGFPGYFLVTADLVHYAKREGIRVGPGRGSAAGALIAYALGITELDPIPHGLLFERFLNPDRVSMPDIDMDFDERRRGDMIRYATERYGEERVAQIITYGTIKAKAAIKDAARVLGYPFAMGDRITKAMPPPVMGKDIPLTGIFDPKHPRYPEAVEFRALYESDGEVRKIVDTAKGLEGLKRQWGVHAAGVILSRDPLVDVLPIQKREQDGAIITQWDMGACESIGLLKMDFLGLRNLTVMDDCLAGIADNQNLNLVLEDLPLDDKRAYELLARGDTLGVFQLDGGPMRSLLRSMVPDNFEDISAVLALYRPGPMGANAHNEYADRKNNRKPVVPIHPELAEPLADILGDTYGLIVYQEQVMAIAQQLAGYTLGAADLLRRAMGKKKKEILDKEYVPFSQGMRDNGYSDEAIKTLWDILVPFSDYAFNKAHTAGYGLVSYWTAYLKANYPAEYMAALLTSVGDDKDKAAVYLAECRRMKIKVLPPDVNASGARFTAVGADIRFGLAAVRNVGTNVVDAIARCRKDKGAYTDFYDFLRKVDAVACNKRTVESLIKAGAFDSLGHTRRGLLTVHADAIDSFMDLKRNEAVGQYDLFGDAFGAADPAGGGAGPMVVTPPIPDGEWDKTDLLTFEREMLGLYVSDHPLFGVEHVLANAADMSIAALAEDGAVADGTVVNLAGILSGVQRRITKQGRAWASATLEDLGGAVEVLFFPNTYELVGQYIAEDAIVVVKGRVDRRDDQPRLMAMDLSVPEITAADEIKPIVIALSPARCTPPLVDSLRDVLTSHPGSAEVHVKLVNGGRATLLRLGPHRVAPTTALMADLKALLGPTAVAG; translated from the coding sequence GTGTCCGATAGTTTTGTGCACCTGCACGTGCACACAGAGTATTCGATGCTCGATGGAGCGGCCCGGTTGAAGGAACTGTTCGCCGAGGCCAACCGTCTGGAAATGCCGGCCCTGGCGATGACCGACCACGGCAATCTTTTCGGCGCGTACGATTTCTTCAAGCAGGCGACCGGTGCCGGGGTGAAACCGATCATCGGCCTGGAGGCGTATCTCACACCCGGGACGGACCGGCGGGACCGGACGAGGGTACGGTGGGCCGACGGCGGGGAGAACGACGTCTCCGGTGGTGGCGCGTACACGCACATGACGATGCTGGCGGCGGACGCGGACGGCCTGCGCAACCTGTTCCGGCTGGGCTCGCGGGCGAGCCTGGAGGGGTACTTCTACAAGCCGCGTGCGGACCGGGAACTGCTGAACGAGTACGGTAAGGGGATCATCGCGACCACGGGGTGTCCGTCCGGTGAGGTCCAGACCTGGTTGCGGATCGGTGACTTCGAGAAGGCGTGCGCGTCGGCGGCCGAATTCCGCGACATCTTCGGCGCTGACAATTTCTACCTGGAGCTGATGGATCACGGACTGGGTATCGAAACCCGGGTCCGGGATGATCTGATCCGGCTCGGAAAGCGGTTGAATCTCAAACCGGTCGCGACCAATGATCTGCACTACACGCATGAACGGGACGCGGACGCGCACGAGGTGCTGCTGTGTGTCCAGTCCGGTTCGACGATGGCGGACCCGAAGCGGTTCAAGTTCGACGCGCGGGACTTCTATCTGAAATCCGCGGCGGACATGCGGAAACTGTGGGACGCGGAGGTGCCGGGAGCATGTGACAACACCCTAGAGATCGCCGAGAAGATCGGCGACTATTCGGCGTTGTTCGCGTCCCGGGACCTGATGCCGCAGTTCCCGGTGCCGGCCGGGGAGACCGAGGAGTCGTTCCTGCGGGCCGAGGTGCTGCGTGGGCTGGAGCGCCGCTTCCCCGGCGGGGTGCCCGACGGGCACCGCCGGCAGGCCGAGTACGAGCTCGACGTGATCCTCAAGATGGGGTTCCCGGGCTACTTCCTGGTGACCGCGGACCTGGTGCACTACGCCAAGCGGGAGGGGATCCGGGTCGGTCCGGGCCGTGGTTCGGCGGCCGGGGCGCTGATCGCGTACGCCCTGGGTATCACGGAGCTGGACCCGATCCCGCACGGCCTGCTGTTCGAGCGGTTCCTGAATCCGGACCGGGTGTCGATGCCGGATATCGACATGGACTTCGACGAGCGTCGCCGCGGTGACATGATTCGCTACGCGACCGAGCGGTACGGCGAGGAACGGGTCGCCCAGATCATCACCTACGGCACGATCAAGGCGAAGGCCGCGATCAAGGACGCGGCGCGGGTGCTCGGCTATCCGTTCGCGATGGGTGACCGGATCACCAAGGCGATGCCGCCGCCGGTGATGGGCAAGGACATCCCGCTGACCGGCATCTTCGACCCGAAGCACCCGCGCTACCCGGAGGCGGTGGAGTTCCGGGCGCTGTACGAGTCCGACGGCGAGGTCCGCAAGATCGTCGACACGGCCAAGGGCCTGGAGGGGCTGAAACGGCAGTGGGGGGTGCACGCGGCCGGGGTGATCCTGTCCCGCGACCCCTTGGTGGACGTGCTGCCGATCCAGAAGCGGGAGCAGGACGGGGCGATCATCACCCAGTGGGACATGGGCGCGTGTGAGTCCATCGGCCTGCTGAAGATGGACTTCCTCGGGCTGCGCAACCTGACCGTGATGGACGACTGTCTGGCCGGGATCGCCGACAACCAGAACCTGAACCTGGTCCTGGAGGATCTGCCGCTGGACGACAAACGCGCCTACGAGCTGCTCGCCCGGGGTGACACGCTCGGGGTGTTCCAGCTCGACGGTGGGCCGATGCGGTCACTGCTGCGCTCGATGGTGCCGGACAACTTCGAGGACATCTCCGCCGTCCTCGCCCTGTACCGGCCGGGTCCGATGGGCGCCAACGCGCACAACGAGTACGCCGACCGCAAGAACAACCGCAAACCGGTGGTGCCGATCCACCCCGAGCTGGCCGAACCGCTCGCCGACATCCTGGGCGACACCTACGGGTTGATCGTCTACCAGGAGCAGGTCATGGCGATCGCCCAGCAGCTGGCCGGCTACACGCTCGGCGCCGCGGACCTGCTGCGTCGGGCGATGGGTAAGAAGAAGAAGGAGATCCTGGACAAGGAGTACGTGCCGTTCTCGCAGGGCATGCGGGACAACGGCTACTCCGACGAGGCGATCAAGACGCTGTGGGACATCCTGGTCCCGTTCTCCGACTACGCGTTCAACAAGGCGCACACCGCCGGCTACGGACTGGTGTCCTACTGGACGGCGTACCTGAAGGCCAACTACCCGGCCGAGTACATGGCCGCGCTGCTGACCAGCGTCGGCGACGACAAGGACAAGGCCGCCGTCTACCTGGCCGAGTGCCGGCGGATGAAGATCAAGGTGCTGCCGCCGGACGTCAACGCCTCCGGGGCCCGGTTCACCGCCGTCGGCGCCGACATCCGGTTCGGCCTGGCCGCCGTGCGTAACGTGGGCACGAACGTGGTCGACGCGATCGCCCGGTGCCGCAAGGACAAGGGCGCCTACACCGACTTCTACGACTTCCTGCGCAAGGTCGACGCGGTGGCCTGCAACAAACGTACCGTCGAGTCGTTGATCAAGGCGGGCGCGTTCGACTCGTTGGGGCACACCCGCCGGGGTCTGCTGACCGTGCACGCCGACGCGATCGACTCGTTCATGGATCTGAAACGCAACGAGGCGGTCGGCCAGTACGACTTGTTCGGTGACGCGTTCGGTGCCGCCGACCCGGCCGGCGGCGGCGCGGGCCCGATGGTGGTCACCCCGCCGATCCCGGACGGCGAGTGGGACAAGACCGACCTGCTCACTTTCGAACGGGAGATGCTCGGCCTGTACGTCTCCGACCACCCGCTGTTCGGTGTCGAGCACGTCCTCGCCAACGCTGCGGACATGTCCATCGCCGCCCTGGCCGAGGACGGCGCGGTCGCCGACGGCACCGTGGTCAACCTGGCCGGCATCCTCTCCGGGGTGCAGCGGCGGATCACCAAGCAGGGCCGGGCGTGGGCCTCGGCCACCCTGGAGGACCTGGGCGGCGCAGTCGAGGTGCTGTTCTTCCCGAACACCTACGAACTCGTCGGCCAGTACATCGCCGAGGACGCGATCGTCGTGGTGAAGGGCCGGGTCGACCGACGCGACGACCAGCCCCGACTGATGGCGATGGACCTGTCCGTACCAGAGATCACCGCGGCGGACGAGATCAAGCCCATCGTGATCGCGCTGTCCCCGGCCCGCTGCACCCCGCCGCTGGTCGACAGCCTCCGCGACGTGCTGACCAGCCACCCCGGTTCGGCCGAGGTGCACGTCAAACTCGTCAACGGTGGCCGCGCCACCCTGCTGCGTCTCGGCCCGCACCGGGTCGCCCCGACGACCGCGTTGATGGCCGACCTCAAGGCGCTCCTCGGCCCTACCGCCGTGGCCGGCTGA